The proteins below are encoded in one region of Flavobacterium nackdongense:
- a CDS encoding NAD-dependent epimerase/dehydratase family protein, producing MDKILLTGANGFLGRTIAKTLQDNFKIFSLSRKRGDYKISLDKEIPLFNQKFDLVIHSAGKAHVVPKTAHEKKQFNDVNVVGTANLLKGLEQSGIPKQFVFISSVSVYGKEEGTLIAENSILGATDAYGLSKIAAEKLIADWCQKKQVVCTILRLPLLVGAHPPGNLGSMIKAIGKGYYFNIGGGLAKKSMVVAEDVARFIPKVASIGGIYNLTDGQHPSFKELSYAIAIKLGKTEPKNLSLFVAKPMGYVGDLLGNKAPINSKKIKKVTADLTFDDTKARNVFGWDPQNVLRYFESEP from the coding sequence ATGGATAAAATACTTTTAACTGGAGCAAACGGTTTTTTGGGCAGAACAATTGCAAAAACTTTGCAGGATAATTTTAAAATTTTTAGTTTATCACGTAAAAGGGGTGATTATAAAATTTCATTAGATAAAGAAATACCTCTTTTTAATCAAAAATTTGACTTAGTTATCCATTCTGCGGGCAAAGCTCATGTTGTACCAAAAACAGCTCACGAAAAAAAGCAATTCAATGATGTAAATGTAGTTGGCACCGCAAATCTTTTGAAAGGATTAGAACAATCTGGAATTCCCAAGCAATTTGTGTTTATAAGTTCGGTGTCTGTTTACGGTAAGGAAGAAGGAACGTTAATAGCAGAAAATTCAATCTTGGGAGCTACCGATGCTTATGGTTTGAGTAAAATTGCTGCTGAAAAATTGATAGCCGATTGGTGTCAAAAAAAACAAGTAGTTTGTACAATTTTGCGGTTGCCTTTACTAGTTGGTGCGCATCCTCCTGGAAATTTGGGTTCGATGATAAAAGCAATCGGAAAGGGTTATTATTTTAATATTGGCGGAGGACTCGCTAAAAAGAGCATGGTAGTAGCAGAGGATGTCGCTCGCTTTATTCCAAAGGTCGCTTCAATAGGCGGTATTTATAATCTTACGGATGGGCAACATCCCTCTTTTAAGGAATTGAGTTATGCAATAGCCATAAAACTTGGAAAAACTGAACCTAAAAATTTATCGCTTTTTGTTGCTAAACCAATGGGCTATGTAGGCGATTTATTGGGTAATAAGGCTCCAATAAATAGTAAGAAAATTAAAAAAGTCACTGCCGATTTGACTTTTGATGATACTAAAGCAAGAAATGTTTTTGGTTGGGACCCACAAAATGTTTTGAGGTATTTTGAAAGTGAACCATAA
- a CDS encoding ATP-binding protein: protein MIPRAIYLQQLWQFIDKPQIKILTGIRRSGKSSVLLLLKEELLRRQVQETQIIHLNFESFEHIALRTAESLYTYIKQQVRTDTRYYFLLDEIQEVSDWEKVVNSFLVDFKADVYLTGSNSHLLSSELATYLAGRYVEIPIYTLSFAEYLQFQQYYFPDKKQATRAAFETYLSFGGFPVIHTANYSEENAYKVVYDIYSSVILRDTVQRYKIRDVELLERVVKYAFDNIGNTFSGKNVADYFKSQQRKIDVNTVYNYLHALEGAFILFRTPRYDVKGKEILKTQEKFYVSDLSVLYAVMGFRSRMISGLLENLVFLELKRRGHQVYVGKLDDKEIDFIAEKQGEKLYVQVAYKLESEATVAREFSSLLAVKDQYPKYVVTMDTFWKESVEGIKHVHIADFLLMDRFF from the coding sequence ATGATACCAAGAGCGATTTATTTGCAACAACTGTGGCAGTTTATAGACAAGCCTCAAATTAAAATACTTACTGGTATTCGTAGGAGTGGCAAATCTTCGGTATTGCTTTTGTTGAAAGAGGAATTGCTTAGGAGACAGGTGCAAGAAACGCAGATTATTCACCTTAATTTTGAAAGTTTTGAGCACATTGCCTTGCGCACTGCCGAGTCTTTGTACACCTACATTAAACAGCAAGTTAGGACCGATACTCGATACTATTTTTTGTTGGATGAAATACAAGAGGTCTCAGATTGGGAGAAAGTTGTGAATTCTTTTTTGGTCGATTTCAAAGCCGATGTTTATCTTACGGGTTCTAATTCGCATTTGTTGTCTTCTGAGTTGGCTACTTATTTGGCAGGACGCTATGTTGAAATTCCTATTTATACGCTATCGTTCGCCGAATACTTGCAGTTTCAGCAATACTATTTTCCAGATAAAAAACAAGCTACTCGCGCGGCTTTTGAGACTTATTTGAGTTTTGGAGGTTTTCCTGTTATTCATACCGCCAATTATTCCGAAGAAAATGCCTATAAGGTGGTTTATGATATTTATTCTTCCGTTATTCTTCGCGATACTGTACAGCGCTATAAAATAAGGGATGTGGAGTTGTTAGAACGCGTAGTAAAATACGCTTTTGACAATATTGGAAACACTTTTTCAGGAAAAAATGTCGCGGATTATTTTAAAAGCCAGCAGCGCAAAATCGATGTGAATACCGTTTACAATTACCTGCATGCGCTTGAGGGTGCTTTCATTCTTTTTAGGACGCCACGATATGATGTCAAGGGAAAAGAAATACTGAAAACCCAAGAAAAATTTTATGTTAGTGATTTGTCTGTTCTTTATGCTGTTATGGGCTTCCGTTCTCGGATGATTTCTGGACTATTGGAAAACCTAGTGTTTCTTGAACTTAAACGCAGAGGGCATCAAGTCTACGTAGGTAAATTGGACGATAAAGAGATTGATTTCATTGCTGAAAAACAAGGGGAGAAATTATACGTGCAAGTGGCTTACAAATTAGAAAGTGAAGCCACCGTAGCAAGAGAGTTTTCCTCCCTTTTGGCGGTTAAAGATCAGTATCCTAAGTACGTGGTCACTATGGATACATTTTGGAAGGAATCTGTTGAAGGGATAAAACATGTTCATATTGCGGATTTTTTATTGATGGATCGGTTTTTTTGA
- a CDS encoding WxcM-like domain-containing protein: MVPKIISGGCHQDARGSLCFNNDFDATAIKRIYVIENVSSEFVRAWRGHQIEARWFSAIAGSFAIELIAIDDWDAPSPNLKRMSFQLHSTALDVLHIPAGYVSSIRALEAGSKLLVMANYALGELDDEYRFEVGYFQ, translated from the coding sequence ATGGTTCCAAAAATTATATCCGGAGGTTGTCACCAAGATGCTAGAGGGTCTTTGTGTTTTAATAATGATTTTGATGCTACGGCTATCAAAAGGATTTATGTTATTGAGAATGTTAGTTCCGAATTTGTTAGAGCTTGGCGTGGGCATCAAATAGAAGCGCGCTGGTTTTCGGCTATTGCTGGTTCGTTTGCTATCGAATTGATTGCCATTGATGATTGGGATGCGCCTTCTCCGAATTTAAAGCGGATGTCGTTTCAGCTCCATTCGACTGCGCTAGATGTTTTGCATATTCCAGCGGGTTATGTTAGTAGTATCCGGGCGCTAGAAGCGGGTTCGAAACTACTCGTTATGGCCAATTACGCGCTGGGGGAATTGGATGATGAATATCGTTTTGAGGTGGGTTATTTTCAGTGA
- a CDS encoding sugar transferase, producing the protein MFNRVVSFFVLLLVSPLFLVVALFIFLEDGFPIFFTQKRVGVDYSFFHIYKFRSMKKDTPNVATHLLADPEKYVLKIGRIIRKLSLDELPNLINIIKGEMVFVGPRPALYNQDDLMQLRVAAGVDRLVPGLTGWAQINGRDEIGLEEKVQYEKEYLERQSFWFDLKIIALTFLKVLHSKGVKH; encoded by the coding sequence ATGTTTAATAGAGTTGTATCTTTTTTTGTGCTGCTGCTTGTTTCGCCTCTTTTTTTGGTAGTAGCCCTTTTCATATTCTTGGAGGATGGTTTTCCGATTTTCTTTACCCAGAAAAGGGTGGGGGTAGATTATTCTTTTTTTCATATCTACAAGTTTCGGTCTATGAAAAAAGACACTCCCAATGTGGCCACGCATTTATTAGCAGATCCTGAAAAATATGTTTTGAAGATAGGTCGCATTATCCGAAAGCTCAGTTTGGACGAGTTGCCTAATCTCATTAATATTATCAAAGGGGAAATGGTTTTTGTGGGACCTAGACCCGCTTTGTACAATCAAGATGATTTGATGCAACTTCGAGTGGCGGCTGGCGTAGATCGGCTTGTGCCAGGGCTTACGGGTTGGGCTCAAATTAATGGTAGAGACGAAATAGGTTTGGAGGAGAAAGTACAGTACGAAAAAGAATATTTGGAACGCCAATCCTTTTGGTTTGATTTGAAAATCATTGCCCTTACTTTTCTGAAGGTGTTGCATTCGAAAGGGGTGAAGCATTGA
- a CDS encoding undecaprenyl-phosphate glucose phosphotransferase: MSIFELLVTYRFSRYYKIGFLVWDIILLNTAILCSYFFLNGYFPLSFSSEDREISLLSNVFWVMLLLYKDSYRLVRTERIESILYRTTRILLFHIAIIATVILVLDIFEVSGLRLVYFYASFFVLLVCFRIFFMKLLKFVRAKGYNFRRVIIVGANAMGERMNRILTKDLTYGYKVLGFFDDESDGTMLKAPLLGNLDAISGYLENREQHQKIDEMYVSLHIDKIEIINKLTMLCDRHLVRIRYVPDFQQYTKTNRVQVAFYGNGNIPVLMRRKEPLEVTANRIIKKIFDFCFSLFVIVFIFSWLFPIIILCIKLNSKGPVFFVQMRSGRDNRSFPCYKFRTMYVNTEANVAQASKNDARITKVGAFLRRTSLDELPQFLNVLVGNMSVVGPRPHMLSHTEQYSNLIDNFLVRHFAKPGITGWAQVNGYRGETKALADMEGRVEHDIWYIENWSFLLDLRIIVKTVLNVFRGEKNAF; this comes from the coding sequence ATGTCAATTTTTGAATTACTTGTTACGTATCGTTTTTCACGCTATTACAAAATTGGGTTTTTGGTATGGGATATTATCTTATTGAATACCGCAATACTTTGCTCCTATTTTTTTCTAAACGGTTATTTTCCGTTATCGTTTTCTAGCGAGGACAGGGAAATTTCGCTGCTTTCGAATGTTTTTTGGGTGATGCTGTTGCTTTACAAGGACTCTTATCGATTGGTGCGAACCGAACGTATTGAGTCGATTCTATATCGAACGACAAGAATCCTATTGTTTCATATTGCTATTATTGCAACGGTAATTCTTGTACTAGACATTTTTGAAGTTTCTGGTTTGAGATTGGTGTATTTCTACGCTAGTTTTTTTGTGCTGCTGGTGTGTTTTAGGATCTTCTTTATGAAATTGCTAAAATTTGTTCGCGCCAAAGGGTATAATTTTCGCAGGGTCATCATTGTCGGTGCCAACGCGATGGGAGAACGGATGAATCGGATTTTGACGAAAGACCTGACCTACGGGTATAAGGTTTTGGGTTTTTTTGATGATGAAAGTGATGGTACAATGCTTAAGGCGCCGCTATTGGGAAATTTGGATGCTATTTCGGGCTATTTGGAAAATCGGGAGCAGCATCAGAAAATTGATGAGATGTACGTTTCTTTGCATATTGATAAAATTGAAATCATCAACAAGTTGACCATGCTCTGCGATCGGCATTTGGTTCGGATTAGATACGTGCCTGATTTTCAGCAATATACCAAAACAAATAGGGTTCAGGTTGCCTTTTATGGCAATGGGAATATTCCGGTTTTGATGCGAAGAAAAGAACCTTTAGAAGTCACCGCCAATCGCATCATTAAGAAAATTTTTGATTTTTGTTTTTCGCTATTCGTCATTGTTTTTATTTTTTCGTGGTTGTTCCCCATCATCATCTTATGTATCAAATTAAATTCGAAAGGTCCTGTTTTTTTTGTTCAAATGCGCTCGGGTAGAGACAATCGGTCGTTTCCGTGTTATAAATTCAGAACCATGTATGTCAATACGGAGGCTAATGTTGCACAAGCTTCCAAGAATGATGCCCGGATTACCAAGGTTGGGGCTTTTTTGCGGCGAACGAGTTTAGACGAGTTGCCTCAATTTTTGAATGTGTTGGTTGGGAATATGTCGGTAGTAGGACCACGACCGCATATGTTGTCGCATACGGAGCAATATTCCAATTTAATTGATAATTTTCTGGTGCGTCATTTTGCTAAACCGGGCATCACCGGCTGGGCACAGGTCAATGGGTATCGCGGAGAGACTAAAGCTTTGGCTGATATGGAAGGGCGTGTCGAACACGATATTTGGTACATTGAAAACTGGAGTTTTCTGCTAGATCTCAGGATTATTGTTAAGACGGTATTGAATGTTTTTCGGGGAGAAAAGAATGCGTTTTAG
- a CDS encoding ATP-binding protein gives MNTLLEQSERLIALTTLDFKRYLYDIIHWDSRLIGIKGARGTGKTTLLLQWIKEQNLATEKAAYFSLDDLYFTEHSLKDTVTQFYKNGGSILALDEVHKYKNWSLEIKNVYDFFPDLKIIFTGSSIVDISKQEGDLSRRALMYELPGLSYREYLSMRGIIHLPVIDLDDLLFNPIAIKRNIPQGFRPLEHFKNYLNYGYYPFGLSDSYSVYQRINQLIRTIVEVDMAELKDFDIRNAKKLLQLVYVIAQQVPFKPNISSLSAKIGIHRNSLNNYLYYLEQAKIISLLFPVGNSTAVLQKPEKIFLNNTTLLAALAEQQSNTGTVRETFFLSMLQPLYQVQLPKQGDFFVNSKYTFEVGGKGKGQKQLSGIENAWVVKDDIEFPMLKTIPLWMFGLLY, from the coding sequence ATGAATACATTATTAGAGCAATCAGAGCGCTTAATAGCACTTACCACGCTTGATTTTAAGCGTTATTTATATGATATTATTCATTGGGATAGTCGCTTGATTGGTATCAAAGGGGCTAGGGGAACTGGTAAAACGACGCTTTTGCTGCAATGGATAAAAGAACAAAATCTTGCCACGGAGAAAGCGGCTTATTTTTCATTGGATGACCTCTACTTTACGGAGCATTCGCTCAAAGATACCGTTACCCAGTTTTATAAAAATGGTGGTTCCATTTTGGCCTTAGATGAGGTACACAAGTATAAAAATTGGTCACTGGAGATTAAAAATGTGTATGATTTCTTTCCGGATTTGAAAATTATTTTTACAGGATCCTCCATTGTTGATATTTCTAAGCAAGAAGGTGATTTGAGCAGAAGAGCCTTGATGTATGAGCTTCCGGGATTGTCCTACAGAGAGTATTTGTCCATGCGGGGTATTATTCATCTTCCCGTAATAGACTTGGACGACTTGCTTTTTAATCCTATTGCGATTAAAAGGAATATTCCTCAAGGTTTTCGTCCTTTGGAACATTTCAAAAATTACTTGAACTATGGGTATTACCCATTTGGCCTGTCGGATAGTTATTCGGTTTACCAGCGGATCAATCAATTGATACGGACCATCGTAGAAGTAGATATGGCCGAACTAAAAGATTTTGATATCCGAAATGCCAAAAAACTATTGCAACTGGTTTACGTGATTGCACAGCAAGTGCCATTTAAACCCAATATATCCAGTTTGTCTGCTAAAATAGGTATTCATAGAAATTCTTTGAATAATTATTTGTATTATCTAGAGCAAGCTAAAATAATATCCTTGTTGTTTCCGGTAGGCAATAGTACGGCAGTGCTACAAAAGCCTGAAAAAATATTCTTGAATAACACTACTTTGTTAGCCGCACTTGCCGAACAGCAATCCAATACAGGAACGGTTCGCGAAACTTTTTTTCTTTCGATGTTGCAGCCTTTATATCAAGTGCAGCTACCCAAACAAGGAGATTTTTTTGTTAATAGCAAATATACTTTTGAAGTGGGAGGTAAAGGAAAAGGGCAAAAGCAACTTAGTGGTATAGAAAATGCTTGGGTTGTAAAAGATGACATCGAATTTCCAATGCTGAAAACGATACCTTTATGGATGTTTGGGTTGTTGTATTAA
- a CDS encoding polysaccharide biosynthesis/export family protein, which yields MKNFVLVKKLIPFLLVLLVFSCKPREELVYYQNIDGLASSDKRNSYEIKIQPDDMLMIIVSAEDPESALPFNLTAASVPTTMGSNAYSRIGQESLQTYLVDAAGTIDFPVLGQLKVAGLSRSELMQLLESKISKYIKNPIINIRLTNFKVSVQGEVTNPGTFAINSDRVTLIEAISMAKDLTIYGKRDNILIIREVNGVKSYNRVDLTKADFINSPFYYLAQNDVVYVEPNKVRINGAAVGSNTGVIISVTSLVITLITLIVTAK from the coding sequence ATGAAGAATTTTGTGTTGGTCAAGAAACTAATTCCATTTCTATTGGTTCTTTTGGTGTTTTCCTGCAAGCCTCGTGAGGAGTTGGTCTATTACCAGAACATTGATGGATTAGCTTCTTCAGATAAAAGGAACAGCTATGAAATCAAAATTCAGCCCGATGATATGCTGATGATTATTGTTTCGGCGGAGGATCCAGAATCGGCTTTGCCATTTAACTTGACTGCGGCTAGTGTTCCCACGACTATGGGTTCAAACGCTTATTCCAGGATAGGTCAAGAATCTCTTCAGACTTATTTGGTCGATGCTGCGGGGACTATCGATTTTCCAGTTTTAGGTCAATTGAAGGTGGCAGGGTTGTCGCGCTCTGAACTGATGCAATTGTTAGAATCCAAAATTTCCAAATACATCAAAAATCCTATTATTAACATTCGTTTGACGAATTTTAAAGTTTCGGTCCAAGGTGAGGTGACCAATCCCGGTACTTTTGCGATTAATTCGGATCGGGTTACGCTGATTGAAGCCATCAGTATGGCAAAGGATTTGACTATCTACGGCAAAAGAGATAATATTTTGATTATACGAGAAGTCAATGGGGTGAAATCCTACAATCGGGTCGATTTGACCAAGGCTGATTTTATCAATTCTCCTTTTTATTATTTGGCTCAAAATGATGTGGTGTATGTGGAGCCCAATAAGGTTCGAATCAATGGGGCCGCAGTGGGTTCGAATACCGGGGTTATTATTTCGGTAACTTCGCTAGTCATTACTTTAATTACTTTAATTGTTACGGCAAAATAA
- a CDS encoding GumC family protein, whose protein sequence is MNTNFMSEDDQNEDFNIRETLEKYLSHWQWFALGAFLCLAISYVYLRYSTPQYQASTTILVKDEKKGGMLSELSAFSDMGLGNALKNNVDNEIEILKSRSLVENTVKNLKLNVVLIKHGNIASAETFRDGPIDVDFITIKPEFYKSKMLLEFIEVSSDRFSLESKLTSEAVPTLPKDKKEYGYGEIIPTAIGDLVVSKPILLKNAVQDRYQSIDIRVSPLDAVVASYLSRLKVNPVSKTSSVVEISITDPIVKRAEVFLDKLIQIYNDAAAADKNFISENTSKFIKERLVLITKELDGVEQNVESFKQSNSLTDIESEAELFIAGSNEYNKKSVENEIQLNVVASMLDFLKKSTTADLLPANIISEKGEASELISSYNQLVLERNRILKSATVANPTVVALDQQILSLKANVGESLRRMQSSLTIQKRNLKNQEGLLDSKIGKIPVQERQFRVIARQQKVKEELYLYLMEKREETAISLAATAPNARVIDAAKAAISPVSPKKNIIYLAALLLGILIPFGILYVKDLLDTKVKSRFDITDKFSIPFLGDIPRSSTPNEIIDTTSRTSTAEALRIVRANLDYMLTQVADGQAKSIFVTSTIPGEGKTFLSVNMASIFAHAGKKVLLVGMDIRKPKLNEYVGITDPKGLTDYLSAKNVVIADYINQMQGYEAFDVLLGGVIPPNPTELLMSRKVDELFAQLKKEYDYIIVDTAPVSLVSDTMIIAKHADTFAYVVRANYLDKRMLALPDILHREHKLPNMAFILNDTAVSKGYGYGGYGYGGYGYGGVEKKKKPWYKTIFKK, encoded by the coding sequence ATGAACACCAATTTCATGTCGGAAGACGATCAAAACGAAGATTTCAATATTCGAGAAACTTTAGAAAAGTATTTAAGTCATTGGCAATGGTTTGCCTTAGGTGCTTTCCTTTGTTTGGCTATATCCTATGTTTATTTGCGTTATTCCACTCCGCAATACCAAGCGAGTACCACTATTTTGGTTAAAGATGAGAAAAAGGGAGGTATGCTTTCTGAATTGTCTGCTTTCTCGGATATGGGACTGGGCAATGCCTTGAAAAACAATGTGGATAATGAGATTGAAATTTTGAAATCGAGATCTTTGGTTGAAAATACGGTTAAGAATTTGAAATTGAATGTGGTGCTGATTAAGCATGGTAATATTGCCAGCGCAGAAACCTTCAGGGATGGACCTATTGATGTCGATTTTATTACTATTAAACCCGAATTTTACAAAAGTAAAATGCTTTTGGAGTTTATTGAGGTCAGCTCGGATCGCTTTAGTTTGGAAAGCAAATTAACTTCGGAGGCGGTTCCCACACTTCCAAAAGATAAAAAAGAATATGGGTATGGTGAAATTATTCCGACTGCCATTGGGGATTTGGTTGTTAGCAAACCAATTCTTCTCAAAAATGCTGTGCAAGATCGTTATCAATCTATAGATATCAGAGTTAGCCCGCTTGATGCTGTGGTAGCGAGTTATTTGAGTCGGCTTAAAGTGAACCCGGTCAGTAAGACGAGTAGTGTGGTTGAAATTTCGATTACCGACCCTATAGTCAAGCGTGCTGAGGTTTTTTTAGACAAATTGATTCAAATTTATAATGATGCGGCAGCGGCTGATAAGAATTTTATTTCTGAAAACACTTCAAAGTTTATCAAGGAGCGATTGGTTTTGATTACCAAAGAGCTTGATGGCGTTGAGCAAAATGTCGAAAGCTTTAAACAATCGAACAGTCTTACCGATATCGAGTCGGAAGCGGAATTGTTTATTGCTGGTTCGAACGAGTACAATAAAAAAAGTGTAGAGAATGAAATTCAGCTGAATGTGGTGGCTTCGATGCTGGACTTTTTGAAAAAAAGTACGACTGCTGATTTGTTGCCTGCCAATATTATTTCGGAGAAAGGGGAGGCTTCGGAATTAATCAGTTCCTACAATCAATTGGTATTGGAACGCAATCGTATCCTGAAATCGGCTACAGTTGCCAATCCTACGGTGGTGGCTTTAGACCAACAGATTTTGTCGCTGAAAGCGAATGTTGGGGAGAGTTTGAGACGAATGCAATCCAGTTTGACGATTCAGAAAAGGAATTTGAAAAATCAGGAAGGGCTATTGGATTCTAAAATAGGTAAAATACCTGTTCAAGAACGTCAGTTTCGGGTCATTGCTCGCCAACAGAAAGTCAAAGAGGAATTGTATCTGTATTTGATGGAGAAACGGGAGGAGACGGCCATTTCATTGGCGGCTACAGCGCCTAATGCTCGGGTTATTGATGCGGCGAAAGCTGCTATTAGTCCTGTTTCACCAAAGAAGAATATTATTTATTTGGCGGCTCTTTTGTTGGGAATACTAATTCCTTTTGGTATTTTGTATGTAAAAGATCTGTTGGACACCAAAGTCAAAAGCCGTTTTGATATTACAGATAAGTTTAGTATTCCGTTCTTGGGTGATATTCCAAGATCCTCGACTCCTAATGAAATTATCGATACCACCAGCCGAACTAGTACGGCAGAAGCGTTGCGTATCGTACGAGCCAACCTTGACTATATGTTGACCCAGGTAGCCGACGGCCAAGCCAAAAGTATTTTTGTTACTTCAACCATTCCAGGCGAGGGAAAAACCTTTTTATCGGTTAATATGGCTAGTATTTTTGCGCATGCAGGAAAAAAAGTCCTGTTAGTAGGGATGGATATTCGAAAACCTAAACTAAATGAATATGTTGGCATCACTGATCCGAAAGGATTGACCGATTATTTATCGGCCAAGAATGTCGTCATTGCAGATTATATCAATCAAATGCAAGGATACGAAGCTTTTGACGTGCTGTTGGGAGGGGTTATTCCGCCCAATCCAACGGAGTTGCTGATGAGTAGAAAAGTGGATGAATTGTTTGCCCAATTGAAGAAAGAATACGATTATATCATTGTTGACACTGCGCCAGTAAGTTTGGTGTCGGATACTATGATTATTGCCAAACATGCCGATACCTTTGCGTATGTGGTACGAGCTAATTATTTGGATAAACGCATGTTGGCTCTGCCCGATATTTTGCATCGAGAGCATAAATTACCCAATATGGCCTTTATTTTGAATGACACAGCTGTTAGTAAGGGCTATGGCTACGGCGGTTACGGTTACGGCGGTTACGGTTATGGCGGGGTTGAAAAAAAGAAAAAACCTTGGTATAAGACCATTTTTAAGAAATAG
- the recR gene encoding recombination mediator RecR yields MEFSSKLLEKAVNEMAQLPGIGKRTALRLVLHLLKQPKERTSFLSQALTTMREEVQYCSSCHNISDTALCAICANPKREHQLVCVVEDIRDVMAIENTGQFRGIYHVLGGKISPIDGVGPSQLNISSLVEKVKLGGVEEIIFALSSTMEGDTTNFYIYKQIADSGILTSTIARGISVGDELEYADEVTLGRSIVQRVPFEKSLRG; encoded by the coding sequence ATGGAATTTTCGTCAAAACTTTTAGAGAAAGCTGTCAATGAAATGGCGCAATTGCCTGGAATCGGAAAGCGAACCGCTTTGCGATTGGTGCTGCATTTATTAAAACAGCCCAAGGAACGAACTTCTTTTTTGTCGCAAGCTTTGACCACGATGCGTGAGGAGGTGCAGTATTGTAGTAGTTGTCATAATATATCCGATACGGCCTTGTGTGCTATTTGTGCGAATCCCAAAAGGGAGCATCAGCTTGTTTGTGTTGTCGAAGACATTCGCGACGTGATGGCCATCGAAAACACAGGACAATTTCGAGGGATATATCACGTTTTAGGAGGGAAGATATCGCCAATCGATGGGGTAGGTCCCAGTCAGTTGAACATTAGTTCGCTGGTCGAAAAAGTGAAATTGGGTGGCGTAGAAGAAATTATTTTTGCGCTAAGCTCCACTATGGAAGGTGATACGACCAATTTTTACATCTACAAGCAAATAGCCGACAGTGGTATTCTTACTTCAACGATTGCACGCGGCATCTCGGTGGGTGATGAATTGGAATATGCCGATGAGGTCACTTTGGGGAGAAGTATTGTGCAAAGGGTGCCTTTTGAGAAGAGTTTACGAGGTTAG
- a CDS encoding Fic family protein — MKVDSNSAVLEFIRNNPNCSSMDIFEKANTSLGLATIKRILQKNVGLGYLQVAGKAKNTRYSIGSYFQFLYPIDIDDYFKKEIDERNSNTVFNYQVFEFFKNCTVFEQEELDRLNVLQDQFAKNTKHLTDLEYHSELERLAIDLSWKSSQIEGNTYSLLETERLLKDKETASGKTKEEAIMLLNHKEAIDFIVVNPDYLETLTVSKLENIHSLLIKDLNVDKNIRKRRVGITGTNYRPIDNEFQIREALEMMCGIINTETNVFIKSLYTLVLLSYIQAFNDGNKRTARIVSNAILLSKKYCPISFRTVDTLVYKKAMLVFYEQNNIYPFKKIFIEQFDFAVKHYF, encoded by the coding sequence ATGAAAGTAGATAGCAATAGTGCTGTTTTAGAATTTATCAGAAATAATCCTAATTGTTCTTCAATGGATATTTTTGAAAAAGCCAATACTTCTTTGGGGCTTGCCACTATCAAGCGAATTTTACAAAAAAATGTTGGGTTAGGCTATTTGCAGGTTGCAGGGAAAGCTAAAAATACACGTTACAGCATTGGTTCCTATTTCCAGTTTTTATACCCAATTGACATAGATGATTATTTCAAAAAAGAGATTGATGAACGGAATAGCAACACTGTTTTTAATTATCAGGTGTTTGAATTTTTCAAAAATTGTACTGTTTTTGAACAGGAAGAGTTAGATAGACTGAATGTTCTTCAAGATCAATTTGCTAAAAACACGAAACATTTAACGGACCTAGAATATCATAGTGAGTTAGAGCGTCTGGCCATTGACTTGAGTTGGAAGTCCTCACAAATAGAAGGCAATACCTATTCATTATTAGAAACAGAGCGATTGTTGAAAGACAAAGAAACCGCTTCTGGAAAAACAAAAGAGGAAGCTATAATGCTTTTGAATCACAAAGAAGCCATTGATTTTATTGTAGTAAACCCTGATTATTTAGAAACGCTAACGGTTTCGAAATTAGAAAATATTCACAGTTTGTTGATCAAGGATTTGAATGTAGATAAAAACATCAGAAAAAGAAGAGTGGGTATTACAGGAACAAATTATCGGCCTATTGATAATGAATTTCAAATACGAGAAGCTTTAGAAATGATGTGTGGCATTATAAATACAGAAACCAATGTTTTTATAAAATCCTTGTATACACTTGTTTTGTTATCGTATATTCAAGCATTCAATGATGGGAACAAGCGTACAGCGAGAATTGTAAGTAATGCTATTTTGTTAAGTAAAAAGTATTGCCCTATTTCTTTTAGAACAGTAGATACCTTAGTTTACAAAAAAGCAATGCTAGTTTTTTACGAACAGAACAATATATATCCTTTCAAAAAGATTTTTATCGAGCAATTTGATTTTGCAGTGAAACATTATTTTTGA